From one Hirundo rustica isolate bHirRus1 chromosome 8, bHirRus1.pri.v3, whole genome shotgun sequence genomic stretch:
- the C8H10orf95 gene encoding uncharacterized protein C10orf95 homolog, with translation MYQSSFVPREYYPAMIPPSAYTYPPLRPGRAEDVSSSVMFPPIHVHSFHSRPITFVVDRNSYPDYAGGQVEYHHLYSASNPYIHPYHTWHLPPMVPIPLYNPYANYHPYAACQRSDQYRDTWPEGFTMRGELQWGKLGKVFGPRKDLPEFVKDDLRRVYGTYPRTNVSISYRKGEFLVKGDPKVEDQEYAVEKKVTQRAVTPSASEADDSSEDRNRKKKKKLRH, from the coding sequence ATGTACCAGTCCAGCTTTGTGCCACGGGAATATTACCCAGCCATGATCCCGCCTTCTGCCTACACCTACCCACCGCTGCGGCCTGGGAGAGCAGAAGATGTGTCCAGCTCAGTGATGTTCCCTCCCATCCACGTGCACAGCTTCCACAGTCGACCCATCACCTTTGTGGTGGACCGGAACAGCTACCCTGACTATGCAGGAGGTCAGGTGGAGTATCATCATCTCTATAGTGCCTCCAATCCCTACATCCATCCATACCACACCTGGCACCTCCCTCCCATGGTCCCTATCCCTCTCTACAATCCCTATGCAAACTACCATCCCTATGCTGCCTGCCAGAGGTCAGATCAGTATCGAGACACGTGGCCAGAAGGCTTCACAATGAGAGGGGAGCTTCAGTGGGGGAAGCTTGGAAAGGTgtttgggccaaggaaagacCTCCCAGAATTTGTGAAGGATGATCTCCGAAGGGTTTATGGCACCTACCCCCGGACCAATGTTTCCATATCCTATCGGAAAGGCGAGTTCTTGGTCAAGGGAGACCCCAAGGTAGAAGACCAGGAATACGCAGTGGAGAAAAAGGTCACCCAGCGGGCTGTGACCCCCAGTGCCAGTGAGGCAGATGACAGCAGTGAGGACCGGAACcgtaagaagaaaaagaaactgagacATTGA